The following proteins are co-located in the Nitrospiria bacterium genome:
- a CDS encoding efflux RND transporter periplasmic adaptor subunit: MLTKRAFRGRLIAIGIAVITVAVTSTWERFASSETNPADSVNKTVERKVSVQVIKPIVRDLDIKLKYPVNIQAIYQANILPTEVSGYLTEINVDKGDYVRKGQLLATIDPSEENEKVKQAEEAVRQAEAAQKNADLTLQRYLEMRRQDFVSQQDVDNAELAFEVAQTNLEKSKSDLQGRKVHLQYTQLTAPFSGYVTMRYLDPGAMVAPASAPPILTLMKIDTVRIQVNVAEQDTHYIRSHLKAEFTVDAFPSLVFHGEVTRFAHAVDPLSRTLLVEIDIPNPDLKLKPGMYGRLDLIVDRHPKSIILPAEAVLVQESGASVFTVVDGVVKRIPVTLGYDGGDFLEVAGGLTGQETIILSGQDEVTNGTPVEATRVAPPLDAASSQPPSPESSYSTALLP; this comes from the coding sequence TTTCGTGGACGGTTAATTGCGATTGGGATCGCGGTGATCACGGTGGCGGTGACTTCGACATGGGAGCGTTTTGCCTCGTCCGAAACCAATCCCGCGGATTCCGTCAACAAGACCGTTGAACGGAAGGTTTCTGTTCAGGTGATCAAGCCGATCGTCCGGGACCTGGACATCAAGCTTAAATATCCGGTCAACATTCAAGCGATCTACCAGGCCAACATCCTTCCGACAGAGGTCAGCGGGTACCTGACCGAGATCAATGTCGACAAAGGGGATTACGTGCGGAAAGGTCAGCTTCTGGCCACCATCGACCCCTCGGAGGAGAACGAGAAGGTGAAGCAGGCGGAAGAAGCGGTCCGTCAGGCCGAGGCCGCCCAAAAAAACGCGGATCTGACCCTCCAGCGCTACCTGGAAATGCGCCGGCAGGATTTCGTTTCTCAGCAGGACGTGGACAACGCCGAGTTGGCTTTTGAAGTGGCTCAGACGAATCTTGAAAAGTCCAAATCCGATCTTCAGGGGAGAAAAGTCCATCTCCAATACACCCAATTAACCGCCCCTTTCTCGGGTTATGTTACGATGCGCTACTTGGATCCCGGCGCCATGGTCGCGCCGGCGAGCGCGCCCCCGATCCTCACCTTGATGAAGATCGACACGGTTCGGATTCAGGTTAACGTGGCCGAGCAGGACACCCATTACATCCGTTCCCACCTCAAGGCCGAGTTCACCGTTGACGCTTTCCCGAGCCTCGTTTTCCATGGAGAGGTGACGCGATTTGCCCATGCGGTGGATCCGCTCTCCCGGACTCTTCTGGTCGAGATCGACATCCCCAACCCCGATCTCAAGCTCAAGCCGGGGATGTACGGTCGGCTCGACCTGATTGTTGACCGGCACCCGAAGAGCATCATTCTGCCGGCCGAGGCGGTCCTCGTTCAGGAAAGCGGCGCCTCGGTCTTCACGGTCGTGGATGGCGTGGTCAAACGGATTCCCGTCACGCTGGGATACGACGGCGGCGATTTTCTGGAGGTGGCCGGAGGCTTGACCGGTCAAGAGACGATCATCCTCTCCGGACAGGATGAGGTCACGAACGGAACCCCGGTCGAAGCAACCCGGGTCGCCCCTCCACTGGATGCGGCTTCCTCCCAACCCCCTTCCCCGGAGAGTTCTTACT